One candidate division Zixibacteria bacterium HGW-Zixibacteria-1 DNA window includes the following coding sequences:
- the flhA gene encoding flagellar biosynthesis protein FlhA, with protein MELEGNSFLGKLTGRSDIILAVAVIAIIGVLVIPIPPGLLDFALAFNITFSLVILLSTLYIRRPLDLSVFPGMLLIVTLLRLALNVASTRLILGTGYAGEVINSFGNFVVKGNYVVGFIVFMILVIIQFVVITKGAGRISEVAARFTLDAMPGKQMAIDADLNAGLINETEAKTRRKEIADEADFYGAMDGASKFVRGDAIAGILITMINVVGGFVIGILMQGHSVSEALRMYTLLSVGDGLVTQIPALIVSTSAGIIVTRTASTSNMGTDLAKQLTGQPRAIMIASVMLILFGIVPGMPTIPFIVLGAGVGAVGYMTSESMKKKKLEEQRTILQASQVEQPERTEDLLKVDALEVEIGYGLIPLVDTNQGGDLLERVSSIRRQLAIEMGIIVPPIRIRDNVQLNPNQYRVKVKGIEAAKYELMLDHIMAINPGFVRDELDGFRTTEPAFGMSAVWVIPNFRETAESRGYTIVEPSAVLATHLTEIIKISAPDLLSRQDVSHLMETLKEDNPSLVSEIIPNVVPLSVVQKVLQTLLSERIPIRDMATIMETITDIYPGTKETDVLAEYVRMSMKRQITEMYKDKDNKIYVFTIDPSVEQMLTDSVQHTKQGLMLVTPPAETEKLIKAIGKQMGNTEAQGRTPICLSSPNIRLALKRLAEATYPSLVILSYNEISNNVEVISNGIVGFGNDN; from the coding sequence ATGGAACTCGAAGGCAACTCATTTCTGGGCAAGCTGACCGGCCGCTCCGATATTATCCTGGCGGTGGCGGTAATCGCCATTATCGGCGTGCTGGTTATTCCGATTCCGCCGGGACTGCTCGATTTCGCCCTGGCCTTCAATATCACCTTCTCGCTGGTAATATTGCTTTCGACTCTTTACATCCGTCGGCCGCTCGACCTGTCGGTTTTCCCGGGGATGCTTTTGATCGTTACCCTGCTGAGACTGGCGCTCAATGTGGCCTCGACCCGTCTGATTCTCGGAACCGGGTATGCCGGTGAAGTGATCAATTCCTTCGGCAACTTTGTTGTCAAGGGCAACTACGTGGTCGGCTTTATCGTCTTCATGATCCTGGTCATTATTCAGTTTGTCGTGATTACCAAGGGCGCCGGAAGAATTTCCGAAGTGGCCGCCCGCTTCACTCTGGATGCCATGCCGGGCAAGCAGATGGCGATCGATGCCGATCTCAACGCCGGTTTGATAAACGAAACAGAGGCCAAAACGCGGCGTAAGGAAATCGCCGACGAGGCCGATTTTTACGGCGCGATGGACGGCGCCTCGAAATTTGTCAGGGGCGATGCCATCGCCGGCATTTTGATCACGATGATCAATGTTGTCGGCGGATTCGTCATCGGCATCCTGATGCAGGGCCATTCGGTTTCCGAGGCACTGCGGATGTACACGCTGCTTTCGGTCGGTGACGGACTGGTGACACAGATCCCGGCTCTGATAGTCTCGACTTCAGCCGGTATAATTGTCACCCGCACCGCCTCGACCTCGAATATGGGCACCGATCTTGCCAAACAACTGACCGGCCAGCCGCGTGCGATCATGATTGCCTCGGTGATGCTGATACTGTTCGGTATCGTTCCCGGAATGCCGACCATTCCCTTCATCGTGCTGGGTGCCGGGGTGGGCGCGGTCGGCTATATGACCAGTGAAAGCATGAAGAAGAAAAAACTTGAAGAGCAACGGACCATATTGCAGGCGTCCCAGGTGGAGCAGCCGGAGCGGACCGAGGATCTTCTCAAAGTCGATGCCCTCGAAGTGGAAATAGGCTACGGTTTGATTCCGCTGGTCGATACCAACCAGGGCGGTGATCTCTTGGAGCGGGTGTCGTCGATCAGGCGGCAACTGGCCATAGAAATGGGAATTATTGTCCCGCCGATTCGGATCAGGGACAATGTCCAGCTCAACCCCAATCAATATCGTGTCAAAGTTAAAGGCATTGAAGCGGCCAAATATGAGCTGATGCTGGATCATATCATGGCCATCAATCCCGGTTTCGTCAGGGATGAGCTGGACGGTTTCAGGACCACCGAGCCGGCGTTCGGCATGTCGGCGGTCTGGGTCATTCCCAATTTCAGGGAGACGGCCGAATCACGCGGGTACACCATTGTCGAGCCATCGGCGGTTCTGGCCACGCATCTTACCGAAATCATCAAGATCAGCGCCCCCGATCTGCTCTCGCGCCAGGATGTCAGCCATTTGATGGAAACGCTGAAGGAAGACAATCCCTCGCTGGTGAGTGAGATCATACCCAATGTGGTCCCGCTGTCGGTGGTGCAGAAAGTACTTCAGACGCTCCTGTCCGAACGGATACCGATTCGCGATATGGCGACCATCATGGAAACCATAACCGACATATATCCCGGGACGAAAGAAACCGATGTTCTCGCGGAATATGTGCGGATGAGCATGAAGCGCCAGATCACCGAAATGTACAAAGACAAAGACAATAAAATATATGTATTCACTATTGACCCATCGGTCGAACAGATGCTGACCGATTCGGTGCAACATACCAAGCAGGGATTGATGCTGGTGACACCGCCGGCCGAGACGGAGAAGTTGATAAAGGCCATCGGCAAGCAGATGGGCAATACCGAGGCCCAGGGGCGGACCCCGATTTGTCTCAGCTCGCCGAATATCCGGCTGGCCCTCAAGAGGCTGGCCGAGGCGACCTACCCGTCGCTGGTGATCCTCTCATACAATGAGATCAGCAATAATGTCGAGGTTATCTCGAACGGAATAGTAGGGTTTGGAAATGATAATTAA